In the genome of Spartinivicinus poritis, one region contains:
- the nqrM gene encoding (Na+)-NQR maturation NqrM, whose product MTIFLAFCLMLLIVVAMAIGVILAKKPIKGSCGGISALGMDTACDICGGDQAKCDKEKQQQLSQAEQGDELFYDAGTTNK is encoded by the coding sequence ATGACTATCTTTCTGGCATTTTGCTTGATGTTGCTCATTGTGGTTGCTATGGCGATTGGGGTTATTTTGGCGAAGAAACCCATCAAAGGCTCATGTGGTGGAATAAGTGCGTTGGGCATGGATACCGCCTGTGATATTTGCGGTGGTGACCAGGCTAAATGTGATAAAGAAAAGCAACAGCAGCTCAGCCAAGCAGAACAAGGTGATGAGCTATTTTATGATGCTGGTACAACCAATAAGTAA
- a CDS encoding FAD:protein FMN transferase has product MKIAGKFSLVVFWLLFVLAGCDSAKVEKVTGPTMGTRYHVKYIADANAASQQQVKQVVQQVLDDINARMSTYINDSELMQFNAAATNQPYALSADIIELVALSQQLSRLSSGAYDVTVGPLVNLWGFGPDHRPDQVPAAAQIKAAFAKVGYDSVEVNKEQNQLTKRKPVFVDLSSIAKGYAVDQVAKALEGLSISSYMVEVGGELKAKGLKPTGEHWRIGIEQPKLMVQQEPSLVVQVDGKGVATSGDYRNYFEAEGKRYSHTIDPRTGYPITHRLASVTVIDDTVARADALSTMFMVLGSDQGLTIANQENIAAYFIVKTEQGFKSVASEAFKAYLARQRN; this is encoded by the coding sequence GTGAAGATAGCAGGAAAGTTTTCACTAGTCGTTTTTTGGTTGTTATTTGTTTTAGCTGGCTGTGATTCAGCCAAAGTAGAAAAAGTAACGGGTCCTACCATGGGTACCCGGTATCATGTGAAGTATATTGCAGATGCTAATGCAGCATCCCAGCAACAGGTTAAACAAGTTGTACAACAGGTGTTGGATGATATTAATGCCCGAATGTCTACTTACATTAATGACTCGGAATTAATGCAGTTCAATGCAGCTGCTACTAATCAGCCCTACGCTCTATCTGCTGATATTATTGAGCTGGTGGCTCTTAGTCAGCAGCTTTCTAGATTATCGTCGGGGGCTTATGATGTGACGGTAGGGCCATTGGTAAACTTATGGGGCTTCGGTCCTGATCACCGGCCAGATCAAGTACCCGCAGCGGCCCAGATTAAAGCCGCGTTTGCCAAAGTGGGCTATGACAGTGTTGAGGTCAATAAGGAACAAAACCAGCTGACTAAGCGTAAACCAGTGTTTGTGGATTTATCCTCAATTGCCAAAGGTTATGCGGTTGATCAGGTAGCCAAGGCGCTGGAAGGCTTGTCAATTAGCAGCTATATGGTTGAAGTAGGTGGCGAGCTGAAAGCCAAAGGGCTTAAGCCTACTGGTGAACATTGGCGAATTGGTATTGAACAACCAAAACTGATGGTGCAGCAAGAGCCTAGCTTGGTGGTTCAGGTCGATGGTAAAGGGGTGGCTACCTCTGGCGACTATCGCAACTACTTTGAAGCAGAGGGAAAGCGTTACTCGCACACGATTGATCCACGAACTGGCTATCCCATTACCCACCGATTAGCTTCAGTGACGGTGATTGATGACACGGTAGCAAGAGCTGATGCGCTATCTACTATGTTTATGGTGTTGGGCTCAGACCAGGGGCTGACAATTGCTAATCAAGAAAATATTGCAGCTTATTTTATTGTCAAAACAGAGCAAGGGTTTAAATCAGTGGCAAGTGAAGCGTTCAAGGCATATCTTGCCCGTCAGCGTAATTAG
- the sthA gene encoding Si-specific NAD(P)(+) transhydrogenase, with the protein MGVTNYDVVVLGSGPAGEGAAMNAVKLGKRVAVVEQSALVGGNCTHLGTIPSKALRHSVKEIISFNTDPMFRAIGEPRWFSFPNVLKKAENVISKQVKSRTQYYARNRINILFGHGRLVDQNTVEVVQHNGSIEQLVAKDIVIATGSRPYRPANVDFSHERIYDSDTILQLKHTPRRIIIYGAGVIGCEYASIFSGLGVKVDLINTREHLLSFLDDEISDALSYHLRHQGVLIRHREEYDKIEGTEDGVVLYLKSGKKVKSDALLWANGRTGNTQGMGLENVGIEPNSRGQLEVNQHYQTSVENIYAAGDVIGWPSLASAAFDQGRSAAGNIAADNDWRFVNDVPTGIYTIPEISSVGKTEQELTAEKVPYEVGQAHFRAMARAQISDEPVGMLKILFHRETLEVLGIHCFGDQASEIVHIGQAIMSQKGEANTLNYFVNTTFNYPTMAEAYRVAALNGLNRLF; encoded by the coding sequence ATGGGTGTAACGAACTATGATGTGGTGGTGCTAGGTTCTGGCCCTGCTGGTGAAGGGGCAGCGATGAATGCTGTCAAACTTGGCAAGCGAGTGGCGGTGGTAGAGCAGTCTGCATTAGTGGGAGGTAACTGCACCCATTTAGGCACAATACCTTCAAAAGCGTTACGGCATTCGGTTAAAGAAATTATTTCATTTAACACGGACCCAATGTTTCGGGCCATCGGAGAGCCTCGTTGGTTTAGCTTTCCTAATGTGCTGAAAAAAGCTGAAAACGTTATCAGCAAGCAAGTAAAGTCTCGCACCCAATATTATGCACGGAATCGGATAAACATTTTATTTGGGCATGGGCGTTTAGTTGACCAAAACACCGTTGAAGTCGTCCAGCATAATGGCTCGATTGAGCAGCTGGTGGCAAAGGATATTGTTATTGCCACTGGCTCTCGTCCTTATCGTCCTGCAAATGTGGATTTTAGTCATGAGCGAATCTACGATAGCGACACTATCTTACAACTGAAGCACACCCCGCGTCGTATTATTATTTATGGGGCTGGAGTGATTGGCTGTGAGTATGCTTCTATTTTCAGCGGGCTGGGAGTGAAGGTTGATTTAATTAATACCCGCGAACACTTGTTGTCTTTCTTGGATGATGAAATTTCCGATGCACTAAGCTATCACTTACGCCATCAAGGTGTGCTAATTCGCCATCGTGAAGAGTATGACAAAATTGAGGGTACTGAAGATGGGGTAGTGCTGTATCTGAAGTCTGGTAAAAAAGTAAAGTCAGATGCTTTGCTATGGGCTAATGGCCGGACGGGGAATACTCAGGGGATGGGGCTGGAAAATGTGGGGATAGAGCCAAATAGCCGTGGTCAACTGGAAGTTAACCAGCATTACCAAACCTCTGTTGAAAATATTTATGCAGCTGGTGACGTGATTGGCTGGCCCAGCCTGGCAAGTGCAGCATTTGACCAAGGGCGCTCAGCAGCAGGTAACATTGCTGCGGATAACGATTGGCGATTTGTTAATGATGTACCTACCGGTATTTATACTATTCCAGAAATCAGCTCAGTAGGAAAAACCGAGCAGGAATTAACTGCAGAAAAAGTCCCTTATGAGGTTGGTCAAGCTCATTTCAGAGCCATGGCTAGGGCTCAGATCAGTGATGAACCAGTAGGGATGTTGAAAATTCTGTTTCACCGAGAAACGTTAGAAGTGCTGGGCATTCACTGCTTTGGTGATCAAGCATCTGAAATTGTCCATATCGGGCAGGCTATCATGAGCCAAAAAGGTGAGGCTAATACACTGAATTACTTTGTAAATACCACCTTTAACTATCCCACTATGGCGGAAGCCTATCGGGTTGCAGCACTGAATGGATTAAATCGGTTGTTTTAA
- a CDS encoding Na(+)-translocating NADH-quinone reductase subunit A: MINIKRGLDLPITGSPEQVIADDGRQVKSVAVVGFDYPGMKPTMQVAEGDRVKKGQILFEDKKSPGIFYTAPAAGVVAAINRGEKRVFQSLAIDIEGDEEETFAQYEAGQLATLSREQVTDNLIKSGQWTAFRTRPFSKVPTVDAIPHSIFVTAIDTHPLAADPAVIITEQAEAFGQGLEVIGRLTEGKVFVCQAPDKQIPTGQAKVVTESFAGPHPAGLPGTHIHHLDPVHAHKSVWYIGYQDVIAIGKLFTTGKLYTDRVVALGGPQAEKPRLVRTQVGASLEALCAGEQKVGENRLISGSVFGGRSGKGAFAYLGRYHVQVSILLEGSEREFIGWLSPGKDKHSVLGIYLSKLSPSRLFNFTTTTNGSARAMVPVGNYEKVMPLDILPTQLLRALIVGDTVVAQQLGCLELDEEDLALCSYVCAGKYEYGPILRDNLTRIEVEG; the protein is encoded by the coding sequence ATGATCAATATCAAACGGGGCCTGGATCTTCCCATAACTGGTTCACCAGAGCAGGTGATTGCCGACGATGGCCGCCAAGTGAAGTCTGTGGCGGTGGTTGGCTTTGACTATCCTGGCATGAAACCGACCATGCAAGTGGCAGAGGGAGATCGTGTCAAAAAAGGCCAAATTCTATTCGAAGATAAAAAATCCCCCGGTATTTTTTATACTGCACCTGCAGCAGGCGTAGTTGCTGCGATTAATCGTGGTGAAAAGCGGGTATTTCAATCGCTTGCCATCGACATTGAAGGGGATGAAGAAGAAACGTTTGCCCAATATGAGGCTGGGCAACTTGCTACGCTAAGTCGCGAGCAAGTCACTGATAACCTGATTAAATCAGGACAGTGGACAGCTTTTCGCACTCGCCCTTTTAGTAAAGTACCAACAGTAGATGCTATACCTCACTCTATTTTTGTTACTGCTATTGATACCCATCCACTGGCTGCTGACCCTGCTGTTATTATTACAGAGCAAGCTGAGGCATTTGGGCAGGGGCTGGAAGTAATTGGTCGCCTGACAGAAGGCAAGGTTTTTGTGTGTCAGGCACCTGATAAGCAAATCCCAACAGGGCAAGCTAAAGTGGTAACTGAGTCTTTTGCTGGTCCACACCCTGCTGGTTTGCCAGGCACACATATTCATCACTTAGACCCTGTACATGCCCATAAATCGGTTTGGTATATTGGTTATCAAGATGTGATTGCCATTGGCAAACTGTTTACCACAGGCAAACTGTATACCGACAGAGTCGTGGCGCTAGGTGGCCCTCAAGCAGAAAAGCCGCGTTTAGTGCGAACCCAAGTGGGTGCAAGCTTAGAAGCACTGTGTGCTGGTGAACAAAAAGTGGGAGAAAACCGACTGATTTCCGGCTCTGTGTTTGGTGGCCGCAGTGGTAAAGGGGCCTTTGCTTATCTTGGTCGCTACCATGTGCAAGTTTCTATTTTACTTGAAGGCAGTGAGCGGGAATTTATAGGCTGGCTTTCTCCTGGTAAAGACAAGCACTCTGTACTAGGCATATACCTGTCAAAGTTATCACCAAGTCGGCTGTTTAATTTTACCACTACCACAAACGGTAGTGCGCGGGCCATGGTACCTGTGGGCAATTACGAAAAAGTCATGCCGCTGGATATTCTGCCTACCCAACTGTTACGGGCACTGATTGTGGGTGACACCGTGGTTGCTCAACAACTGGGTTGTTTAGAGCTGGATGAAGAGGACCTTGCCCTGTGCAGTTATGTGTGTGCAGGTAAGTACGAATATGGTCCCATCCTGCGTGATAACCTGACGCGTATTGAAGTGGAGGGCTAA
- a CDS encoding NADH:ubiquinone reductase (Na(+)-transporting) subunit B yields the protein MKALRQFLDKIEPNFHKGGKYEKWYALYEAADTIFYTPGKVTATTSHVRDGLDLKRMMITVWFCTFPAMFFGMYNVGLQANTAMADLGIAAVEGWRAGFIEMFAGYSADSIWDCFIHGAAYFIPIYFVVFVVGGFWEVLFASVRGHEVNEGFFVTSVLFALIVPPDVPLWQAALGISFGVVIGKEVFGGTGKNFLNPALTGRAFLFFAYPAEMSGDTVWTAVDGFSGATALSVAATDGVNALQQQLNWSNAFFGFMQGSIGETSTFAIALGGIVLLVMGIASWRIVAGVMIGMIATSLLFNLVGSDTNPMFSMPWYWHLVLGGFAFGMFFMATDPVSASMTNKGKWYFGGLVGVMVVLIRVINPAFPEGMMLAILFANLFAPLIDHFVVQANIKRREARANVS from the coding sequence ATGAAGGCACTAAGACAGTTTTTAGACAAAATTGAACCCAACTTCCATAAAGGGGGTAAGTACGAAAAGTGGTATGCCTTATATGAGGCCGCTGACACCATTTTTTATACCCCTGGTAAAGTGACCGCCACGACGTCTCATGTACGGGATGGTTTGGACCTGAAACGGATGATGATTACCGTCTGGTTCTGTACTTTTCCAGCCATGTTCTTTGGTATGTACAACGTGGGCTTGCAGGCCAACACAGCCATGGCTGACTTAGGCATTGCTGCCGTTGAAGGTTGGCGTGCTGGTTTTATTGAAATGTTTGCTGGCTATTCTGCCGATAGTATTTGGGACTGTTTCATTCATGGGGCAGCCTACTTTATCCCCATTTACTTTGTTGTATTTGTGGTGGGTGGCTTCTGGGAAGTCCTGTTTGCATCGGTTAGAGGTCATGAGGTTAATGAAGGCTTCTTTGTTACCTCTGTACTGTTTGCTTTGATCGTGCCACCTGATGTGCCCTTATGGCAAGCAGCCTTAGGGATTAGCTTTGGGGTAGTGATTGGTAAAGAGGTATTTGGTGGTACTGGGAAAAACTTCTTAAACCCAGCACTGACTGGGCGTGCCTTCCTGTTCTTTGCCTATCCAGCTGAAATGTCTGGTGATACGGTGTGGACAGCGGTTGATGGCTTTAGTGGTGCGACTGCCTTGAGTGTAGCGGCGACTGATGGAGTGAATGCTTTACAACAGCAGTTGAACTGGTCTAATGCTTTCTTTGGCTTTATGCAAGGCTCGATTGGTGAGACATCAACCTTTGCCATCGCCCTTGGTGGAATTGTATTACTGGTAATGGGCATTGCTTCCTGGCGAATCGTTGCTGGGGTGATGATTGGCATGATTGCCACCTCCTTACTCTTTAACCTAGTCGGCTCTGATACCAACCCTATGTTCTCTATGCCTTGGTATTGGCACTTAGTATTGGGTGGGTTTGCCTTTGGTATGTTCTTTATGGCAACGGACCCAGTGTCTGCATCAATGACCAATAAGGGTAAATGGTATTTTGGCGGCTTGGTTGGGGTGATGGTGGTACTGATTCGTGTCATTAACCCAGCCTTCCCTGAAGGTATGATGCTAGCCATTTTATTTGCCAACTTATTTGCACCCTTGATTGACCATTTTGTGGTTCAGGCCAATATCAAGCGTCGGGAGGCAAGAGCCAATGTCAGCTAA
- the nqrE gene encoding NADH:ubiquinone reductase (Na(+)-transporting) subunit E yields the protein MLEHYLSLFVKAVFIENMALAFFLGMCTFLAISKKIQTAIGLGIAVIVVLAITVPVNNLIYQHVLKDGALAWAGLPDVDLSFLGLLSYIGVIAAIVQILEMFLDRYVPALYNALGVFLPLITVNCAIMGASLFMVQRDYTFGESAVYGVGAGLGWALAIAALAGIREKLKYSDVPAGLRGLGVTFITVGLMSLGFMSFSGVQL from the coding sequence ATGTTAGAGCATTATTTAAGCCTGTTTGTTAAAGCTGTTTTTATTGAAAACATGGCGTTGGCCTTTTTCTTGGGAATGTGTACCTTCCTGGCGATTTCCAAGAAAATTCAAACGGCAATTGGCCTAGGCATTGCGGTAATCGTGGTTTTGGCGATTACTGTGCCAGTTAACAATCTGATTTATCAGCATGTATTGAAAGATGGTGCCTTGGCTTGGGCGGGTTTGCCTGATGTGGATTTAAGCTTCTTGGGCTTACTCAGCTACATTGGGGTAATTGCCGCCATCGTGCAAATCCTGGAAATGTTCTTAGACCGTTATGTGCCTGCGCTGTATAACGCGCTAGGCGTATTCTTGCCATTGATCACTGTAAACTGCGCCATTATGGGGGCTTCACTGTTTATGGTACAGCGTGACTACACCTTTGGTGAAAGTGCTGTATATGGCGTGGGTGCTGGCTTAGGTTGGGCACTAGCAATTGCGGCATTAGCCGGTATTCGTGAAAAGCTGAAATATAGCGATGTACCAGCTGGCTTGCGTGGTCTGGGGGTGACATTTATAACTGTCGGTTTGATGTCACTTGGGTTTATGTCTTTCTCAGGCGTGCAGCTGTAA
- the nqrF gene encoding NADH:ubiquinone reductase (Na(+)-transporting) subunit F: MSETGVILTGVTMFTVIVLLLVAVILVARSKLVSSGDVTISINDDPDKSVKVPAGSKLLQTLAAQNIFLSSACGGGGTCAQCKCKVLDGGGSMLPTEEPHFTRRDAKEGWRLACQVAVKHDMKIEVPEEFFGVKKWECEVVSNDNVATFIKELTLKLPEGENVDFRAGGYVQLEAPPHHVYYKDFDIPEEYRGDWDRFDQFQYESKVDETVIRAYSMANYPEEKGILKFNIRIASPPPGTKHPPGQMSSYVFNLKPGDKISVYGPFGEFFAKETDAEMVFVGGGAGMAPMRSHIFDQLKRLSSERKISFWYGARSLREAFYTEEYDKLQEENENFKWHLALSDPLPEDNWEGYQGFIHQVLYENYLKDHPAPEDCEFYMCGPPMMNAAVIKMLEDLGVERDNILLDDFGG, encoded by the coding sequence ATGAGTGAAACGGGTGTAATTCTTACCGGAGTAACCATGTTCACCGTGATCGTACTGTTATTGGTTGCGGTAATTTTGGTTGCTCGTTCTAAACTGGTTAGCTCAGGTGATGTCACCATTAGTATCAATGATGACCCTGACAAGTCCGTTAAAGTGCCTGCGGGCAGTAAACTGCTGCAAACTTTGGCAGCACAAAATATTTTCCTTTCATCTGCCTGTGGTGGTGGTGGTACCTGTGCCCAGTGTAAATGTAAGGTGCTTGATGGTGGCGGCTCAATGCTGCCTACTGAAGAGCCTCACTTTACCCGCCGTGATGCTAAAGAAGGCTGGCGGCTAGCCTGTCAAGTCGCTGTTAAGCACGACATGAAAATTGAGGTGCCGGAAGAATTCTTTGGTGTGAAGAAGTGGGAGTGTGAGGTTGTTTCCAATGACAACGTAGCCACTTTCATTAAAGAACTGACACTGAAACTACCTGAAGGGGAAAATGTAGATTTCCGTGCAGGGGGCTATGTGCAACTAGAAGCGCCACCCCATCATGTTTATTACAAAGACTTTGATATTCCTGAAGAGTATCGAGGGGATTGGGATCGCTTTGATCAGTTTCAGTATGAATCAAAAGTAGATGAAACGGTTATTCGTGCTTACTCCATGGCCAACTACCCAGAAGAGAAGGGTATCTTGAAGTTCAACATTCGGATTGCTTCTCCTCCTCCTGGTACTAAGCATCCCCCAGGGCAGATGTCTTCTTATGTATTCAACCTGAAGCCAGGTGACAAGATATCAGTGTATGGCCCATTTGGTGAGTTCTTTGCTAAAGAAACAGATGCAGAAATGGTATTTGTGGGTGGTGGTGCAGGTATGGCACCTATGCGGTCACATATTTTTGACCAGTTGAAGCGTCTAAGCTCTGAACGGAAAATTTCCTTCTGGTACGGAGCACGTTCGCTTCGTGAGGCTTTCTATACAGAAGAGTATGATAAGCTCCAGGAAGAAAATGAAAACTTCAAATGGCATTTAGCGTTATCTGACCCATTACCTGAGGATAACTGGGAAGGCTATCAGGGCTTTATCCATCAGGTGTTGTATGAGAACTACTTGAAAGACCACCCAGCACCTGAAGACTGTGAGTTCTATATGTGTGGACCACCCATGATGAATGCTGCAGTCATCAAGATGTTGGAAGATCTTGGTGTTGAGCGGGATAATATTCTGCTAGATGACTTTGGTGGCTAA
- a CDS encoding PilZ domain-containing protein, with protein sequence MPEELADRRDFYRIDDTVAISYQVMDACHQPDSKYFPFNNEAEIFHLSSNLQTLESEAHHLLRVINDKNRAIAQYLKNIDRRLQLMGNAIASCSTELLNLPKRKVSLSEGGLSFNQADSLPIDQYLAIKLVLLPSHAGLLITGKIVKCDKIKTGYHNRITFEHILEPDRQLLAKHIIQYQAKQRRQQLEQSKQESSS encoded by the coding sequence ATGCCAGAAGAACTGGCTGATCGGCGCGATTTTTATCGAATCGATGACACTGTAGCAATCAGCTACCAGGTGATGGATGCCTGCCACCAGCCAGACTCTAAGTACTTTCCTTTTAATAACGAAGCTGAAATCTTCCACTTATCCAGCAACCTACAAACACTAGAAAGTGAAGCTCATCACTTATTGAGAGTTATTAATGATAAGAACCGCGCGATTGCCCAATACTTAAAGAATATTGATCGACGCCTTCAACTGATGGGCAACGCCATAGCATCCTGTAGTACCGAATTGCTTAACCTGCCTAAACGGAAAGTCAGCCTAAGTGAAGGCGGCTTGAGCTTTAACCAGGCTGACTCGCTTCCCATCGATCAATACCTCGCCATTAAACTGGTATTGCTGCCAAGCCATGCTGGCTTGTTGATTACAGGGAAGATAGTAAAATGTGACAAAATTAAAACTGGTTATCACAACCGAATCACGTTTGAACATATACTTGAGCCCGATCGCCAGCTGCTAGCCAAGCACATCATTCAGTATCAGGCCAAGCAGCGGCGACAGCAATTGGAACAGTCGAAGCAGGAGTCGTCATCATGA
- a CDS encoding Na(+)-translocating NADH-quinone reductase subunit C, with amino-acid sequence MSANNDTIQKTVIVTVLLCLVCSIVVSSAAVFLKPAQTENKKLSMQRSILEIAGLMEEGSSVKEQFKQIKTKIVDLRTGKFTDEVDAQAYEQRSAAKNPKLSTVLSGEQDIASIKRRAHYATVYLVEKQGKVDKLILPVHGYGLWSTMYGFLALQGDTKTVVGLGFYDHGETPGLGGEVDNPKWKAQWPGKQVFNDQFTVDIAVVKGSANPDSPKFKHQVDGLAGATLTSRGLENLLQFWLGENGFGPFLTNVRKGEA; translated from the coding sequence ATGTCAGCTAATAACGATACCATCCAAAAGACGGTCATTGTTACCGTACTGCTCTGCTTGGTTTGCTCAATTGTGGTGTCCAGTGCAGCAGTGTTCCTGAAACCTGCTCAAACTGAAAACAAGAAGCTGTCAATGCAACGCAGTATTCTTGAAATCGCTGGGCTGATGGAGGAAGGCTCCTCTGTAAAAGAGCAGTTCAAGCAAATCAAAACCAAAATTGTTGACTTACGTACAGGTAAATTCACTGACGAAGTTGATGCTCAAGCTTACGAGCAGCGTTCAGCAGCTAAGAATCCTAAGCTATCTACTGTATTAAGTGGTGAGCAGGATATTGCCAGCATTAAGCGCCGTGCTCACTATGCCACTGTTTATTTAGTTGAGAAGCAAGGAAAAGTGGATAAGCTGATCCTACCTGTCCATGGTTATGGGCTATGGTCAACTATGTACGGCTTTCTTGCTCTGCAAGGTGATACTAAAACTGTGGTGGGCTTAGGCTTTTATGATCATGGTGAAACCCCAGGCTTAGGCGGTGAGGTAGATAACCCTAAGTGGAAAGCACAGTGGCCAGGTAAGCAGGTCTTCAATGACCAGTTTACTGTGGACATCGCTGTGGTGAAAGGGAGTGCTAATCCAGACAGCCCTAAATTTAAACATCAGGTAGATGGCTTAGCAGGGGCAACGTTAACTAGCCGAGGTTTAGAGAACTTGCTGCAGTTCTGGCTTGGCGAAAATGGTTTTGGACCTTTCCTGACCAATGTTAGAAAAGGGGAGGCATAA
- a CDS encoding glycerophosphodiester phosphodiesterase, with translation MKLIGHRGARDEAPENTIAGFRHAISLGIFDFELDLRLSKDGQLVVIHDATVDRTTNGNGKVARLTAKELNQLNAQFAHPLWDQACSVPLLSDLLAACPEINSVQLEMKADNRAEAYAVAEATHEFCQQYKGSATLILTSINRHCLTTLARLESPQPRGLVAEYLFPPPVHTAKKLGCQYLCLDQALCSSSRVKAATDAGLIVSVWTVNDLDVARKLAAINGISSLITDRPSELMTLVKDAA, from the coding sequence ATGAAATTAATTGGCCATCGTGGTGCCCGAGATGAGGCTCCTGAAAATACCATTGCAGGTTTTCGACATGCTATTAGCCTGGGCATATTCGACTTTGAGCTGGATCTTCGGCTAAGCAAAGATGGCCAGTTGGTAGTAATTCATGATGCAACGGTTGACCGCACCACCAATGGCAATGGTAAAGTCGCACGTTTAACGGCAAAAGAGCTGAACCAACTGAATGCACAGTTTGCCCACCCTCTTTGGGATCAGGCCTGTTCTGTACCATTACTCAGTGATTTATTGGCTGCCTGCCCTGAAATCAACAGTGTCCAACTGGAAATGAAAGCGGATAATCGCGCCGAAGCTTACGCTGTAGCTGAAGCAACTCATGAGTTCTGCCAGCAGTATAAGGGCAGTGCCACCCTAATCCTGACTTCAATTAACCGCCACTGTCTAACCACACTCGCTCGCCTGGAAAGCCCTCAGCCAAGGGGGTTAGTTGCGGAATACCTTTTCCCTCCACCCGTTCATACAGCAAAAAAACTTGGGTGCCAATACTTGTGCTTAGATCAGGCACTTTGCTCCTCCTCTCGGGTAAAAGCGGCCACAGATGCCGGCTTAATTGTATCAGTCTGGACTGTAAATGACCTGGATGTAGCAAGAAAGCTCGCGGCAATCAATGGTATCAGCAGTTTAATTACCGACCGTCCTAGTGAATTAATGACATTAGTTAAGGATGCGGCTTAA
- a CDS encoding NADH:ubiquinone reductase (Na(+)-transporting) subunit D, translating into MTVKAKEILLTPIFNDNPIALQILGICSALAVTTSLQVTLVMCVALTFVTTFSNLSISLIRNHIPNNIRIIVQMTVIASLVIVVDQVLKAYAYSISKQLSVFVGLIITNCIVMGRAEAFAMKNPPLPSLLDGIGNGLGYSVILIVVGTIRELFGAGKLLGFEILPVVNEGGWYQPNGLLLLPPSAFFLIGLFIWALRTWKKDQVEEPEFKMAPQSQFKEAM; encoded by the coding sequence ATGACTGTAAAAGCAAAAGAAATTTTGCTAACGCCGATTTTCAATGACAACCCAATTGCATTGCAAATATTGGGTATTTGTTCTGCGTTAGCGGTTACTACAAGCTTGCAAGTGACCTTGGTCATGTGTGTTGCACTGACCTTTGTGACCACTTTTTCCAACCTGTCGATTTCTCTGATTCGTAATCATATTCCTAACAATATTCGAATCATTGTGCAGATGACGGTAATTGCCTCGCTGGTGATTGTGGTGGATCAGGTGTTAAAAGCGTACGCCTATAGCATCAGTAAACAACTATCGGTATTTGTTGGTTTGATCATTACCAACTGTATCGTGATGGGGCGTGCAGAAGCCTTTGCGATGAAGAACCCACCACTACCTAGCTTATTGGATGGTATTGGTAATGGCTTAGGCTACAGCGTCATCTTAATTGTTGTGGGCACTATTCGTGAGCTATTTGGTGCTGGCAAGTTACTGGGCTTTGAAATTTTACCGGTAGTGAATGAAGGTGGTTGGTATCAGCCCAATGGTCTGTTGCTGCTACCACCCAGCGCCTTCTTCCTGATTGGCTTATTTATTTGGGCCTTGCGGACTTGGAAAAAAGACCAAGTGGAAGAGCCTGAATTCAAAATGGCGCCACAAAGTCAGTTTAAGGAGGCGATGTAA